A genome region from Neosynechococcus sphagnicola sy1 includes the following:
- a CDS encoding alpha/beta hydrolase codes for MNSNTNISNPEDPEIFVCSRISLFFWESTAPSDRACLLLHGLGGGVYEMELLGRSLYQRGLTVQGINYPGHDRPVSKMPASTWEQWYAHVLDTYLSLRQRYRQVTVVGFSTGCLLGLHLATTYPVQQLVLLSPYLAIKHQWYYLFRPEAYLFSLGQLIEDVPRFHLPIRDRSMQAAAEQVIFYKTFNLKAVRSTSQLIQKVKSALPQVQTPTLIIQPRRDSVVEPWGAVFIQENLGSAVKSLSWLEQSDHIIPLDLERESVFEQVGTFLEIASN; via the coding sequence ATAAACAGTAACACTAACATATCAAATCCCGAAGACCCGGAGATTTTTGTATGCTCACGAATCAGCCTTTTTTTTTGGGAAAGCACAGCCCCCAGCGATCGGGCTTGCCTGTTGCTCCATGGACTGGGGGGGGGCGTGTATGAAATGGAACTTCTGGGGCGATCGCTCTATCAACGGGGCCTGACAGTTCAGGGTATTAACTATCCTGGACATGATCGACCCGTCTCTAAGATGCCTGCTTCCACCTGGGAGCAGTGGTATGCCCACGTCCTCGATACCTATCTCTCTCTGCGGCAGCGATATAGACAAGTAACAGTGGTTGGCTTTTCCACCGGCTGTCTGCTGGGGCTCCATCTGGCAACGACTTACCCGGTACAACAACTCGTGCTGTTGAGCCCCTATTTAGCCATTAAACACCAGTGGTACTATCTGTTCCGTCCTGAAGCGTATTTATTTTCCCTGGGGCAGTTGATTGAAGATGTCCCTCGCTTCCATCTACCCATTCGCGATCGCTCAATGCAAGCAGCAGCGGAGCAGGTGATTTTCTACAAAACTTTCAATCTCAAAGCGGTTCGCAGTACCAGTCAGTTGATTCAGAAAGTGAAGTCAGCACTGCCTCAGGTTCAGACTCCTACCCTGATTATCCAACCACGCCGAGATAGTGTGGTAGAACCCTGGGGGGCAGTGTTTATTCAGGAAAATCTGGGTTCAGCGGTGAAAAGCCTGTCCTGGTTAGAGCAATCCGATCATATTATTCCCCTGGATCTGGAGCGGGAAAGCGTTTTTGAGCAGGTGGGAACCTTTCTGGAGATCGCCTCAAATTAA